One Pseudomonas sp. FP1742 genomic window carries:
- a CDS encoding MFS transporter, which produces MSETQRPLAVTLQVVSIVLFTFIGYLNIGIPLAVLPGYVHSDLGFGAVIAGLVISVQYLATLLSRPYAGRIIDNKGSKLAVMYGLAGCGLSGVFMLISAWTQSLPTLSLISLLIGRLILGSAESLVGSGSIGWGIGRVGAANTAKVISWNGIASYGALAVGAPLGVLLVSQLGLWSMGVSIVLLAVLGVALAWPKTAAPIVAGERLPFMHVLGRVFPHGCGLALGSIGFGTIATFITLYYATQHWSNAVLCLSLFGASFIGARLLFGNLINRLGGFRVAIACLSVETLGLLLLWLAPDAHWALAGAALSGFGFSLVFPALGVEAVNLVPASSRGAAVGAYSLFIDLSLGITGPLAGAIAAGFGFASIFLFAALAALSGLMLSVYLYRQAPKYREEREAR; this is translated from the coding sequence ATGTCAGAAACCCAGCGCCCCCTGGCGGTCACGCTGCAAGTCGTTTCCATCGTCCTGTTCACCTTCATCGGTTACCTCAATATCGGTATTCCCCTGGCCGTGTTGCCAGGCTATGTCCACAGTGACCTCGGTTTTGGCGCGGTGATCGCCGGGCTGGTGATCAGCGTGCAATACCTCGCCACCCTGCTCAGCCGGCCTTATGCCGGGCGCATCATCGATAACAAGGGCAGCAAGCTCGCGGTGATGTACGGCCTCGCCGGCTGCGGTTTGAGCGGTGTGTTCATGCTGATTTCGGCCTGGACCCAAAGCCTGCCGACACTGAGTTTGATCAGCCTGTTGATTGGCCGCCTGATACTCGGCAGCGCGGAAAGCCTGGTGGGTTCCGGCTCGATCGGCTGGGGCATCGGCCGGGTCGGCGCGGCGAACACCGCCAAGGTCATCTCCTGGAACGGCATCGCCAGTTACGGTGCGCTGGCGGTCGGCGCACCGCTGGGGGTGCTGCTGGTAAGTCAGTTGGGATTGTGGAGCATGGGCGTGAGCATCGTGCTGCTGGCCGTACTGGGCGTGGCGCTGGCCTGGCCGAAAACCGCGGCGCCGATTGTCGCGGGTGAACGCTTGCCGTTCATGCATGTGCTGGGACGGGTGTTCCCTCATGGCTGCGGCCTGGCACTGGGCTCCATCGGCTTTGGCACCATCGCGACCTTCATCACGCTGTATTACGCCACTCAGCATTGGTCCAACGCGGTGCTGTGCCTGAGTTTGTTCGGCGCCAGTTTCATTGGTGCGCGATTGCTGTTCGGTAACCTGATCAATCGCCTTGGCGGTTTTCGCGTGGCGATTGCCTGCCTCTCGGTGGAAACCCTCGGGCTGTTACTGCTATGGCTGGCGCCGGATGCCCATTGGGCACTGGCGGGTGCGGCGCTGAGCGGGTTCGGTTTTTCGCTGGTGTTCCCGGCCTTGGGCGTGGAAGCGGTCAACCTGGTGCCCGCTTCCAGCCGTGGCGCGGCGGTTGGGGCCTATTCACTGTTTATCGATTTGTCGCTGGGGATTACCGGACCGCTGGCGGGTGCGATCGCGGCTGGATTCGGGTTTGCCTCGATCTTCCTGTTTGCCGCGTTGGCCGCGTTGAGCGGATTGATGCTGAGCGTTTACTTGTACCGGCAGGCGCCAAAGTATCGGGAAGAGCGTGAAGCCCGCTAG
- a CDS encoding amino acid aminotransferase: protein MHFDAIGRVPGDPILGLMEAYAQDPNPRKFDLGVGVYKDAQGLTPILEAVKLAEQRLVDRQATKTYIGGHGDAAFGKVINELVLGADSALIAEHRAGATQTPGGTGALRLSADFIAQCLPGRGVWLSNPTWPIHETIFAAAGIKVSHYPYVGSDNRLDVEAMLAVLNQAPKGDVVLLHACCHNPTGFDLSHDDWRRVLDVVRSRDLLPLIDFAYQGFGDGLEQDAWSTRLFAAELPEVLITSSCSKNFGLYRDRTGALIVCAQTADKLVDIRSQLANIARNLWSTPPDHGAAVVATILGDPELKSRWADEVEAMRLRIAQLRSGLVEALEPHGLRKRFAHIGVQRGMFSYTGLSPEQVKQLRERHSVYMVSSGRANVAGIDATRLDLLAEAIADVCK, encoded by the coding sequence ATGCATTTCGACGCCATCGGCCGAGTACCCGGCGACCCGATTCTCGGCCTGATGGAGGCCTATGCGCAGGACCCCAACCCACGCAAGTTCGACCTCGGCGTGGGGGTCTACAAAGACGCCCAGGGCCTGACGCCAATCCTTGAAGCGGTGAAGCTTGCCGAGCAGCGCCTGGTGGATCGCCAGGCCACCAAGACTTACATCGGCGGCCACGGCGATGCGGCGTTCGGCAAGGTCATCAACGAGCTTGTGCTGGGTGCCGATTCGGCGCTGATCGCCGAGCATCGGGCCGGCGCCACGCAAACGCCGGGCGGTACCGGCGCGTTGCGCCTGAGCGCCGACTTCATCGCCCAATGCCTGCCGGGCCGTGGCGTGTGGTTGAGCAACCCGACTTGGCCGATCCACGAAACCATTTTCGCGGCGGCCGGGATCAAGGTCAGTCACTACCCGTATGTCGGCAGCGATAACCGTCTCGATGTGGAAGCGATGCTCGCGGTGCTCAATCAAGCACCGAAGGGCGATGTGGTGCTGCTGCACGCCTGCTGCCACAACCCGACCGGTTTCGACCTGTCCCATGACGATTGGCGCCGGGTGCTGGACGTGGTGCGCAGTCGCGACTTGCTGCCTCTGATCGACTTCGCCTATCAGGGCTTCGGCGACGGCCTGGAGCAAGATGCCTGGTCGACCCGGCTGTTCGCCGCCGAGTTGCCGGAAGTGCTGATCACCAGTTCCTGCTCGAAGAACTTCGGCCTGTACCGCGACCGCACCGGCGCGCTGATTGTCTGCGCGCAAACCGCCGACAAGCTGGTGGACATCCGCAGCCAACTGGCCAACATCGCCCGCAACCTGTGGTCGACACCGCCGGATCACGGCGCCGCCGTAGTCGCGACCATCCTTGGCGATCCAGAGCTGAAAAGCCGCTGGGCCGACGAAGTGGAAGCCATGCGTTTGCGCATCGCCCAACTGCGCAGTGGCCTGGTCGAAGCGCTCGAACCCCATGGCCTGCGCAAGCGGTTTGCGCACATCGGCGTGCAACGCGGGATGTTTTCCTACACTGGCTTGTCGCCGGAGCAGGTCAAACAACTGCGCGAACGTCATAGTGTGTACATGGTCAGCTCGGGCCGGGCGAACGTTGCCGGGATCGATGCGACGCGTCTGGATCTGCTGGCCGAGGCCATCGCTGACGTCTGCAAGTAA
- a CDS encoding 4a-hydroxytetrahydrobiopterin dehydratase, whose protein sequence is MSTLNQAHCEACRADAPQVSDEELPILIKQIPDWNIEVRDGVMQLEKVFLFKNFKHALAFTNAVGEISEAEGHHPGLLTEWGKVTVTWWSHSIKGLHRNDFIMAARTDEVAKDAEGRK, encoded by the coding sequence ATGTCCACATTGAACCAAGCCCATTGCGAAGCCTGCCGCGCCGACGCCCCTCAGGTCAGCGACGAAGAATTGCCGATCCTGATCAAGCAGATCCCTGACTGGAACATCGAAGTGCGCGACGGTGTGATGCAGCTGGAAAAAGTTTTCCTGTTCAAGAACTTCAAGCATGCGCTGGCGTTCACCAACGCCGTCGGTGAAATCTCCGAGGCTGAAGGTCACCACCCGGGCCTGCTGACCGAGTGGGGCAAAGTCACCGTGACCTGGTGGAGCCACTCCATCAAGGGCCTGCACCGCAACGACTTCATCATGGCCGCGCGCACTGACGAAGTGGCCAAAGACGCCGAGGGCCGCAAATAA
- the phhA gene encoding phenylalanine 4-monooxygenase — protein sequence MKQTQYVAREPDAQGFIDYPAEEHAVWNTLITRQLKVVEGRACQEYLDGIEKLGLPHDRIPQLGEINKVLGETTGWQVARVPALIPFQTFFELLANKQFPVATFIRTREELDYLQEPDIFHEIFGHCPLLTNPWFAEFTHTYGKLGLQASKEERVYLARLYWMTIEFGLVDTPQGLRIYGGGILSSPKETVYALSDAPEHQAFDPLECMRTPYRIDILQPLYFVLPNLKRLFDLAHEDIMGMVKQGMQLGLHAPKFPPKAA from the coding sequence ATGAAGCAGACGCAATACGTGGCTCGCGAGCCCGATGCGCAAGGTTTTATCGACTACCCCGCCGAAGAACACGCGGTGTGGAACACGCTGATCACTCGCCAGCTCAAAGTGGTCGAGGGCCGTGCGTGCCAGGAATACCTGGACGGTATCGAAAAACTCGGTCTGCCCCACGACCGCATTCCGCAACTTGGCGAAATCAACAAAGTCCTCGGTGAAACCACCGGCTGGCAAGTTGCCCGAGTGCCCGCGCTGATCCCCTTCCAGACCTTTTTCGAATTGCTGGCGAACAAGCAGTTTCCGGTGGCGACCTTTATTCGTACCCGCGAAGAGCTGGATTACCTGCAAGAGCCGGACATTTTCCACGAGATCTTCGGCCACTGTCCGCTGTTGACCAACCCCTGGTTCGCCGAATTCACCCACACCTACGGCAAACTCGGCCTACAGGCATCCAAGGAAGAACGCGTGTACCTGGCGCGCCTGTATTGGATGACCATCGAGTTCGGCCTGGTCGACACGCCGCAAGGCTTGCGAATCTATGGCGGCGGTATTCTGTCCTCGCCGAAAGAAACTGTTTACGCCCTGTCGGACGCACCTGAGCATCAGGCCTTCGACCCACTGGAATGCATGCGCACGCCGTACCGCATCGACATTCTGCAACCGCTGTACTTTGTCCTGCCGAACCTCAAGCGCCTGTTCGATCTGGCCCACGAAGACATCATGGGCATGGTCAAGCAAGGTATGCAGCTGGGGTTGCACGCACCGAAATTTCCGCCAAAAGCTGCGTGA